A stretch of the Papaver somniferum cultivar HN1 chromosome 6, ASM357369v1, whole genome shotgun sequence genome encodes the following:
- the LOC113287556 gene encoding uncharacterized protein At4g28440-like, with product MADQQQQTTVTKPEMRKPVFKKVEQLKPGTSGHNLVVKVVTSTTVLQKGRPGTQQQKPRQTSIAECLIGDETGTILFTARNEQVDLMKADSTVILRNAKIDMFKGSMRLAVDKWGRVEVTEPAEFVVKEDNNLSLVEYELVNVAE from the exons ATGGCGGATCAACAACAGCAAACAACAGTGACCAAACCAGAAATGAGGAAGCCTGTGTTCAAGAAGGTGGAACAGTTAAAGCCTGGAACTAGCGGACACAATCTCGTCGTGAAGGTAGTTACTTCTACGACTGTGTTGCAGAAGGGACGTCCTGGTACCCAGCAACAAAAACCTCGTCAGACTAGCATCGCTGAGTGCCTTATTGGAGATGAGACTGGGACGATCCTCTTCACCGCTCGTAATGAACAAG TGGACTTGATGAAGGCAGACTCAACAGTTATTCTGCGGAATGCAAAGATTGACATGTTCAAGGGATCCATGAGGTTAGCAGTTGATAAATGGGGCCGTGTGGAGGTTACTGAACCTGCAGAGTTTGTTGTTAAAGAAGACAACAATCTCTCTCTTGTTGAATATGAACTGGTAAACGTTGCAGAATGA
- the LOC113287561 gene encoding protein NUCLEAR FUSION DEFECTIVE 6, chloroplastic/mitochondrial-like isoform X4: MAIASSFARSVLRSNMFRNSAAKFASEAKSTRSAFRIPKQKSLNSPIFRSPVEMSCCVESLMPYHTATASALFTSMLSVSHRYGWLSEDG, encoded by the exons ATGGCTATTGCTTCTTCGTTCGCTAGATCAGTTCTTCGATCAAACATGTTTCGCAACTCGGCTGCGAAATTCGCTTCTGAAGCTAAGTCAACTCGTTCTGCGTTTCGTATCCCGAAACAGAAATCTCTCAATAGTCCCATTTTCAG gtcACCTGTTGAGATGAGTTGCTGTGTGGAATCGCTGATGCCATATCATACTGCTACTGCTTCTGCATTGTTTACTTCAATGCTTTCTGTTTCTCACCGCTATGGTTGGCTTTCTGAAG ATGGATAA
- the LOC113287561 gene encoding protein NUCLEAR FUSION DEFECTIVE 6, chloroplastic/mitochondrial-like isoform X3: MAIASSFARSVLRSNMFRNSAAKFASEAKSTRSAFRIPKQKSLNSPIFRSPVEMSCCVESLMPYHTATASALFTSMLSVSHRYGWLSEACNDDV; encoded by the exons ATGGCTATTGCTTCTTCGTTCGCTAGATCAGTTCTTCGATCAAACATGTTTCGCAACTCGGCTGCGAAATTCGCTTCTGAAGCTAAGTCAACTCGTTCTGCGTTTCGTATCCCGAAACAGAAATCTCTCAATAGTCCCATTTTCAG gtcACCTGTTGAGATGAGTTGCTGTGTGGAATCGCTGATGCCATATCATACTGCTACTGCTTCTGCATTGTTTACTTCAATGCTTTCTGTTTCTCACCGCTATGGTTGGCTTTCTGAAG CTTGCAATGATGACGTATGA
- the LOC113287561 gene encoding protein NUCLEAR FUSION DEFECTIVE 6, chloroplastic/mitochondrial-like isoform X2, with protein MAIASSFARSVLRSNMFRNSAAKFASEAKSTRSAFRIPKQKSLNSPIFRSPVEMSCCVESLMPYHTATASALFTSMLSVSHRYGWLSEAGNDDV; from the exons ATGGCTATTGCTTCTTCGTTCGCTAGATCAGTTCTTCGATCAAACATGTTTCGCAACTCGGCTGCGAAATTCGCTTCTGAAGCTAAGTCAACTCGTTCTGCGTTTCGTATCCCGAAACAGAAATCTCTCAATAGTCCCATTTTCAG gtcACCTGTTGAGATGAGTTGCTGTGTGGAATCGCTGATGCCATATCATACTGCTACTGCTTCTGCATTGTTTACTTCAATGCTTTCTGTTTCTCACCGCTATGGTTGGCTTTCTGAAG CTGGCAATGATGACGTGTGA
- the LOC113287561 gene encoding protein NUCLEAR FUSION DEFECTIVE 6, chloroplastic/mitochondrial-like isoform X1 → MAIASSFARSVLRSNMFRNSAAKFASEAKSTRSAFRIPKQKSLNSPIFRSPVEMSCCVESLMPYHTATASALFTSMLSVSHRYGWLSEGQDKTR, encoded by the exons ATGGCTATTGCTTCTTCGTTCGCTAGATCAGTTCTTCGATCAAACATGTTTCGCAACTCGGCTGCGAAATTCGCTTCTGAAGCTAAGTCAACTCGTTCTGCGTTTCGTATCCCGAAACAGAAATCTCTCAATAGTCCCATTTTCAG gtcACCTGTTGAGATGAGTTGCTGTGTGGAATCGCTGATGCCATATCATACTGCTACTGCTTCTGCATTGTTTACTTCAATGCTTTCTGTTTCTCACCGCTATGGTTGGCTTTCTGAAG GCCAAGACAAGACTAGATGA